In one Arachis duranensis cultivar V14167 chromosome 9, aradu.V14167.gnm2.J7QH, whole genome shotgun sequence genomic region, the following are encoded:
- the LOC107465072 gene encoding germin-like protein subfamily 2 member 4, translating to MSTTKVVLIFVILTGAIFFALASDPEPLQDLCVALPNSGVRVNGFACKAESNVTESDFFFSGIGKPGVINNTVGSLVTTANVDKIPGLNTLGVSLARIDYKPGGINPPHTHPRATEVVFVLEGELDVAFITTSNKLISKKIKKGEVFVFPIGLVHYQKNNGDTLASVIAAFNSQLPGALPVASALFSSKPAVPDEVLAKTFQIDAKEVETIKTKFAPKTG from the exons ATGTCTACTACAAAAGTTGTCTTAATCTTTGTCATTCTAACCGGTGCCATTTTTTTTGCCTTGGCTTCTGATCCTGAACCACTGCAAGACCTTTGTGTTGCTCTTCCCAATTCAG GTGTGAGGGTGAATGGATTTGCATGCAAGGCAGAGTCAAATGTAACAGAATCTGATTTCTTCTTTAGTGGCATAGGGAAGCCTGGTGTGATCAACAACACAGTGGGGTCTCTAGTTACCACAGCAAATGTAGACAAGATTCCAGGCCTCAACACATTGGGTGTGTCTCTTGCAAGAATAGACTACAAGCCCGGCGGTATTAACCCGCCGCACACGCACCCACGCGCCACCGAGGTTGTGTTTGTTTTGGAAGGTGAGTTAGATGTGGCTTTCATCACCACATCAAACAAGCTCATctcaaagaaaataaagaaaggtGAAGTGTTTGTGTTCCCAATTGGGCTGGTTCATTACCAGAAGAACAATGGGGACACGCTTGCATCAGTGATCGCTGCATTTAACAGCCAACTTCCTGGCGCACTGCCTGTTGCTTCCGCCCTCTTCTCGTCAAAACCAGCTGTGCCTGATGAAGTTCTTGCAAAGACTTTTCAGATTGATGCCAAGGAGGTTGAAACAATTAAGACTAAGTTTGCTCCTAAGACgggttaa